The Aequorivita sublithincola DSM 14238 genome window below encodes:
- the mscL gene encoding large-conductance mechanosensitive channel protein MscL → MSFFQEFKNFAIKGNMIDMAVGIVIGTAFNNVISTLVKKIVMPPLSLLTDGVNLSNKKYILRTATDSADEVAVGYGELMEVLIDFFIIAFTIFMVIKFINRFKKKSEDPHDKTVETPKNIQLLSNIEKLMEEQNALMKSKKS, encoded by the coding sequence ATGAGCTTTTTTCAAGAGTTTAAAAATTTCGCCATAAAAGGAAACATGATCGATATGGCGGTGGGTATTGTTATTGGTACCGCTTTCAATAATGTTATCAGTACACTGGTCAAAAAAATTGTAATGCCCCCGCTTTCGTTACTTACCGACGGTGTAAACCTTTCAAACAAAAAATATATTCTTCGAACTGCCACAGATTCTGCGGATGAAGTTGCGGTTGGTTATGGTGAATTAATGGAAGTTTTGATTGATTTCTTCATAATCGCTTTCACCATTTTTATGGTAATAAAATTCATTAACAGATTTAAGAAAAAGTCTGAAGACCCTCACGATAAAACAGTAGAAACGCCAAAGAACATTCAGTTGCTCTCCAATATAGAAAAATTGATGGAAGAACAAAATGCGCTTATGAAGAGTAAAAAAAGTTAG
- the msrB gene encoding peptide-methionine (R)-S-oxide reductase MsrB — MENKNKYPINKPEAEWREELGEKRYHILREKGTEFPRTGEYNLTFEDGTYACGACHTPLFESNSKFESSCGWPSFDDAIEGAVEYIKDTTHGMMRTEILCSNCGSHLGHVFNDGPTETGQRFCINSLSLDFQKQ, encoded by the coding sequence ATGGAAAATAAAAATAAATATCCAATAAACAAACCTGAAGCCGAATGGCGAGAGGAATTAGGCGAAAAACGCTACCATATTCTTCGTGAAAAAGGAACTGAATTTCCCCGAACAGGAGAATACAATCTCACTTTTGAAGATGGAACTTATGCTTGCGGCGCTTGCCACACTCCGCTTTTTGAAAGTAACAGCAAATTTGAAAGCAGCTGTGGCTGGCCTTCTTTTGACGATGCCATTGAAGGTGCCGTTGAATATATAAAGGACACAACCCACGGAATGATGCGAACAGAAATACTCTGCTCCAACTGCGGAAGCCACTTGGGTCACGTTTTTAATGACGGACCAACGGAAACGGGACAACGTTTTTGTATCAACTCGCTTTCGTTGGATTTTCAAAAACAATAA
- the porQ gene encoding type IX secretion system protein PorQ yields MTQKVFLVVSLLLSQLLLAQIGGRTTYQFLNLVNSPRMAALGGKVVTNYDYDPTQGLFNPASINPEMDNQLSLNYTNYIGDVNYGTAAYAYLWDRRTQVLHMGATYVNYGKFDGYDELGNPTSSFSGGEVAISFGHARNIAFTNFHVGVNVKLISSTLENYSSFGGALDIGLMYVYEDWDLQITGVARNIGTQFTPYHEEYEPLPFEMIFGISQTLENIPIRWHFTLENMQQWNIAFANPARADTNLEGETTQEKITFVDQTFRHMIAGIELFPESGFNIRLGYNFRRGEELRIVDRRTFAGISAGFAIKLNKLRLSYSYSKYSSAATSSFFGLNIDLQ; encoded by the coding sequence ATGACCCAAAAGGTTTTTTTAGTTGTTTCACTCCTTTTATCTCAGCTTTTGCTAGCGCAGATAGGAGGCAGGACAACCTATCAATTCCTCAACTTGGTAAACAGTCCAAGAATGGCAGCTTTGGGTGGAAAAGTGGTTACAAACTATGATTATGACCCAACTCAAGGGCTATTCAATCCAGCAAGTATAAATCCAGAAATGGATAACCAACTTTCACTAAACTACACAAACTATATCGGTGACGTAAACTATGGAACCGCAGCATACGCCTATCTTTGGGACCGAAGAACCCAAGTTTTACACATGGGTGCAACCTACGTTAATTACGGAAAATTTGACGGTTATGATGAATTGGGAAACCCAACCAGTAGCTTCAGTGGGGGTGAAGTAGCCATATCATTCGGTCATGCCAGAAATATTGCATTTACGAACTTTCACGTAGGTGTTAATGTGAAACTAATTTCTTCAACATTAGAGAATTATTCTTCCTTTGGAGGTGCTTTGGATATTGGGCTTATGTATGTTTACGAAGATTGGGATCTTCAAATAACAGGTGTTGCAAGAAATATTGGAACGCAATTCACTCCTTATCACGAAGAATACGAACCGCTGCCTTTTGAAATGATTTTCGGAATTTCACAAACGCTTGAAAACATTCCAATTCGTTGGCATTTCACCTTAGAAAATATGCAGCAATGGAACATAGCATTCGCAAACCCCGCTCGTGCTGATACTAATTTAGAAGGAGAAACCACGCAAGAGAAAATAACATTCGTAGATCAAACCTTTAGGCATATGATTGCTGGTATTGAGCTTTTCCCTGAGAGCGGCTTCAATATCCGTTTGGGATATAATTTTAGAAGAGGCGAGGAATTGCGCATTGTTGATAGACGCACATTTGCGGGAATAAGCGCAGGTTTTGCTATTAAATTGAATAAATTGAGGTTGAGCTATTCCTATTCAAAATATAGTTCTGCTGCCACATCCAGCTTTTTTGGACTAAATATTGACTTACAGTAA
- the cmk gene encoding (d)CMP kinase has protein sequence MRKITIAIDGYSSTGKSTVAKQLADYLGYVYVDSGAMYRAVTLYSMQNGIISKENFDVEKLKESLPSIHLKFIKEEAWNKAHIFLNGKDVENEIRNLDVSEFVSPIATIHEVRVKLVAQQQQLGLEKGVVMDGRDIGTVVFPNAELKIFMNASAPERAQRRYKELVERGETVSFNDVLKNIEDRDHIDTTREDSPLRKADGAIEIDNSDMNLDDQFHTVLQLAKDRIARRI, from the coding sequence ATGCGAAAAATTACAATTGCCATTGACGGATATTCCTCTACAGGAAAAAGTACTGTAGCAAAACAACTCGCTGATTATTTGGGTTATGTTTATGTGGATAGCGGCGCAATGTATCGCGCTGTAACGCTTTATTCAATGCAGAATGGCATCATTTCAAAAGAAAATTTTGATGTCGAAAAATTAAAAGAATCACTTCCTTCAATTCATTTGAAATTTATAAAAGAAGAAGCTTGGAACAAAGCCCACATCTTTTTAAACGGAAAAGATGTGGAAAATGAAATCCGCAATCTTGACGTTTCTGAATTTGTGAGTCCCATTGCAACTATTCACGAAGTACGTGTAAAATTGGTAGCGCAGCAGCAACAATTGGGCTTGGAAAAAGGTGTGGTGATGGATGGCCGCGACATTGGCACCGTAGTTTTCCCGAACGCTGAACTAAAAATCTTTATGAATGCTTCCGCTCCAGAACGCGCTCAAAGACGTTATAAGGAGCTTGTGGAACGTGGCGAAACAGTAAGTTTTAATGATGTTCTCAAAAATATTGAAGATAGAGACCATATTGACACTACAAGAGAAGATTCGCCATTACGAAAAGCCGATGGCGCCATTGAAATTGATAACTCTGATATGAATCTTGACGACCAATTTCATACCGTTCTACAATTGGCAAAAGACCGCATTGCAAGGCGAATTTAA
- a CDS encoding M48 family metallopeptidase: MKFKKSLSILLLGAMVVACSTNPFTGKQTLALVPNSQILPMAFQQYNQFLSENKVVKGTADANMVKNVGQKIAAAAERYLTANGYAGYLTDYRWEYNLVDSKDVNAWCMPGGKIVVYTGILPITKDEAGLAAVMGHEVAHALANHGQQRMSAGQLQQLGAVGVGIATANSENAQIFNTAYGLGSNLGVMLPFSRSHETEADHIGLILMAIAGYEPAVSAELWERMQAQENGNAPPEILSTHPSSATRIQNIRAWAPEAKAEARKFGVTTFKR; encoded by the coding sequence ATGAAATTTAAAAAATCATTATCAATATTATTATTAGGAGCAATGGTAGTTGCTTGTAGTACTAACCCTTTTACAGGGAAACAGACGTTGGCGTTAGTTCCAAATTCGCAGATTTTACCTATGGCTTTTCAGCAATATAATCAGTTTTTATCTGAAAATAAAGTTGTAAAAGGAACTGCAGATGCCAATATGGTTAAAAATGTAGGCCAAAAAATTGCAGCAGCTGCAGAAAGATATTTAACAGCCAATGGTTATGCAGGCTACTTAACGGACTATCGTTGGGAGTACAATCTAGTAGATAGCAAAGATGTGAACGCTTGGTGTATGCCCGGAGGAAAAATTGTAGTTTATACAGGTATTTTGCCAATCACCAAAGACGAAGCAGGTTTGGCAGCCGTTATGGGGCACGAGGTTGCTCACGCTCTTGCAAACCACGGACAACAGCGTATGAGTGCTGGACAACTACAGCAGCTTGGCGCAGTTGGAGTTGGAATTGCGACTGCAAATTCAGAAAATGCTCAAATTTTTAATACTGCTTACGGTTTAGGATCGAATTTGGGTGTAATGTTACCTTTCAGTAGAAGTCACGAAACAGAAGCAGACCATATTGGTTTAATTTTAATGGCTATTGCTGGATATGAACCTGCTGTTTCAGCAGAATTATGGGAGCGTATGCAAGCCCAAGAAAACGGTAATGCACCACCAGAAATTTTAAGCACACACCCTTCTAGCGCTACAAGAATTCAAAATATTAGAGCTTGGGCACCAGAAGCAAAAGCAGAAGCTAGAAAATTTGGAGTTACTACTTTTAAGAGATAA
- a CDS encoding DUF6252 family protein — MKKMYLLKGMLLAFIAFQFFSCSNEPLTGEFPQEEDQNNAEEGQFIAQIDGQEFIANSVEATLFGDEKLVISGIKPGGEIVTLEVLDPGVGSFNLTRGLTNKNGGLYFDGSTNELPYVSADALGGFGLMNISALDATAKTVTGTFSFVGFRNKLDSDGNPILDGNGKPVTEKIQISSGAFNSIPYTLEDTGGGGGGDDPENEFFAKVDGVDFIADNIIVTEPMVGDVHMIKIEAKTLEGQLMRIDVPRSLGVGAFDMVRISDGTKLIAVYNAGAGAENLTSDPGTITITEFDLEAGVLKATFKFTGTDPINQLPDVVEVTAGKLTAYFEGVPGANNSFTASVDGATYTPNEIVVETSVVNQFPRLTITTTKGKKSMVLSFPLTVTEGTYAMGTEVVDGDEVVATYTPVVGTSITYISNPGSLVITNYDLQAGLIEGTFTFTGKDGSGQDPTIYQITAGEFLIVLP, encoded by the coding sequence ATGAAGAAAATGTATCTTTTGAAAGGAATGCTTTTAGCATTTATAGCCTTTCAATTTTTTTCCTGTAGCAACGAACCGCTAACGGGAGAATTTCCACAAGAAGAAGATCAGAACAATGCCGAAGAAGGACAATTTATAGCCCAAATTGATGGCCAAGAATTTATAGCAAATTCTGTTGAGGCTACCTTATTTGGCGATGAGAAATTGGTGATTTCAGGCATAAAACCCGGAGGCGAGATTGTAACCCTAGAAGTTTTGGATCCAGGAGTTGGTTCTTTCAACTTAACTCGTGGTTTAACCAATAAAAATGGAGGTCTCTATTTTGATGGTTCAACAAATGAGCTTCCTTATGTTTCAGCAGATGCTTTAGGAGGATTTGGATTAATGAACATTTCAGCTTTAGACGCCACGGCAAAAACGGTGACAGGAACTTTTAGTTTTGTTGGTTTTCGCAACAAACTTGATAGCGATGGAAACCCAATTCTTGACGGAAACGGCAAACCAGTTACTGAAAAAATACAAATTTCAAGTGGCGCATTTAACTCAATACCATATACACTAGAAGATACCGGCGGCGGCGGTGGCGGTGATGACCCTGAAAACGAATTTTTCGCCAAAGTGGACGGCGTAGATTTTATTGCGGATAATATTATAGTTACAGAACCTATGGTAGGTGATGTGCATATGATAAAAATTGAAGCCAAAACTTTAGAAGGACAGCTTATGCGTATTGACGTGCCACGTTCTTTAGGTGTAGGTGCTTTTGATATGGTTCGTATTTCTGATGGAACAAAACTGATTGCGGTTTACAATGCAGGAGCAGGAGCTGAAAATCTTACCTCAGATCCAGGAACAATAACTATTACTGAATTTGATCTTGAAGCAGGAGTCCTTAAAGCTACTTTCAAGTTTACAGGAACAGACCCAATAAATCAATTGCCGGACGTTGTAGAAGTTACAGCTGGAAAATTAACAGCCTATTTTGAAGGCGTTCCTGGAGCAAACAATTCATTTACTGCCAGTGTTGATGGAGCGACATATACTCCAAACGAAATTGTTGTGGAAACTTCTGTTGTAAACCAATTCCCAAGACTTACAATTACTACAACAAAAGGTAAAAAGAGTATGGTTCTTTCATTCCCATTAACGGTTACTGAGGGCACTTATGCTATGGGAACTGAAGTTGTTGATGGCGATGAAGTTGTTGCGACCTACACTCCAGTTGTTGGCACTTCTATCACTTATATTTCAAATCCTGGAAGCTTGGTAATCACTAATTATGACCTTCAGGCTGGTTTAATTGAAGGAACTTTCACCTTTACTGGTAAAGATGGTTCAGGCCAAGATCCAACCATTTATCAAATTACGGCTGGGGAGTTTTTAATTGTGCTTCCGTAA
- the msrB gene encoding peptide-methionine (R)-S-oxide reductase MsrB → MKILSSIIVLSALFFSCNSPAQKSKATNQETFKITKTDAEWKAQLSSEAYSVLRHEGTERAFTSELNDNHKAGTYVCAGCGTPVFESKHKFDSGTGWPSFDRAVEGNVSFSTDRKLGYTRTEEHCATCGGHLGHVFNDGPETTGKRHCINGVALNFKPENGK, encoded by the coding sequence ATGAAAATTTTAAGCTCAATTATTGTTTTAAGTGCTTTGTTTTTCAGTTGCAATTCTCCTGCGCAGAAAAGTAAAGCCACAAATCAAGAAACATTTAAGATAACTAAAACCGATGCGGAATGGAAAGCACAACTTTCCTCTGAAGCATACAGTGTACTTCGTCACGAAGGCACCGAACGTGCTTTTACGAGCGAGTTGAATGATAATCACAAAGCTGGAACATACGTTTGTGCAGGCTGTGGCACTCCTGTGTTTGAAAGTAAACACAAGTTTGATAGCGGCACGGGCTGGCCAAGTTTTGACCGAGCTGTGGAAGGAAACGTTTCCTTTTCAACAGACAGAAAATTGGGTTATACTCGCACCGAAGAACATTGCGCAACTTGTGGCGGGCATTTGGGACACGTTTTTAACGACGGACCAGAAACCACAGGAAAAAGACACTGTATTAATGGAGTTGCACTAAACTTTAAACCAGAAAATGGAAAATAA
- a CDS encoding head GIN domain-containing protein: MKILAQISLTTALFFVVSLQMNAQDNKSVSIVGSGNVITKTVTTQPYKKINVSGSMDVYLEKGTEGTISVTAEDNVQERIVVESNGETLTITMKNNTSLQNTKKIKITVPFKELSAIVLRGSGDIKGKDKIETKSLALSIQGSGDIELSIETGTLSAEIRGSGDIELKGKATAVEVSTRGSGDFEGAELISDKAQIAIKGSGDTSIQVNNSLSGEIQGSGSILYGGNPSSNQVSVRGSGQVKPM, translated from the coding sequence ATGAAAATACTAGCTCAAATTTCGTTAACAACGGCACTTTTCTTTGTTGTGAGTCTTCAAATGAATGCACAAGACAATAAAAGCGTTTCCATTGTTGGAAGCGGAAATGTAATAACAAAAACGGTAACAACTCAACCATACAAAAAGATTAACGTGTCTGGCTCCATGGATGTATATCTGGAAAAAGGAACTGAAGGAACTATTTCAGTAACTGCCGAAGACAATGTGCAAGAAAGAATAGTTGTGGAATCTAATGGTGAAACGTTGACTATTACGATGAAAAATAATACATCACTTCAGAATACAAAAAAGATAAAAATTACGGTTCCCTTTAAAGAACTTTCAGCAATTGTTTTAAGAGGTTCTGGAGATATTAAAGGAAAAGACAAAATTGAAACTAAGTCTTTAGCCTTAAGTATACAAGGTTCAGGAGATATTGAACTTTCTATTGAAACTGGCACTCTAAGCGCCGAAATAAGAGGGTCTGGCGATATTGAATTAAAAGGAAAAGCAACCGCTGTTGAAGTAAGCACCAGAGGAAGTGGCGATTTTGAAGGAGCGGAATTAATTTCAGATAAAGCTCAAATCGCTATCAAAGGTTCTGGAGATACATCCATTCAAGTAAACAACAGTTTGAGCGGTGAGATTCAAGGTTCGGGAAGTATTCTTTATGGCGGTAATCCTTCTTCAAACCAAGTTAGCGTAAGAGGTTCAGGGCAGGTAAAACCAATGTAA
- the lon gene encoding endopeptidase La, with protein MANSKFTSIDKLSFQDINEDAEFIPLMSAEDEDAMHNEELPEILPILPLRNTVLFPGVVIPITAGRDKSIKLINETNKGNKVIGVVSQKDENEEEPGIGDINTIGTVAKILRVLKMPDGNTTVIIQGKKRFEVAEVLTTNPYMTATIREVAEARPEKESDEFKAIIDSIKEMALQIIKQSPNIPSEAAFAIKNIESPSFLINFVSSNLNIEVEQKQVLLEINNLKDRALETLKYMNMEIQKLSLRNDIQSKVQSDINQQQREYFLQQQMKTIQEELGGSSMEEEIEEMHERSKKKKWSKEVDKHFQKELSKMKRMNPQVAEFSIQRNYLELILDLPWDKYSKDKFDLKRARKVLDRDHYGLDDVKKRIIEYLAVLKLRNDMKSPILCLYGPPGVGKTSLGKSVAEALGRKYVRMSLGGLRDEAEIRGHRKTYIGAMPGRIVQSIKKAGTSNPVFVLDEIDKISASNQGDPSSAMLEVLDPEQNNSFYDNFLELGYDLSKVMFIATSNSLSTIQPALRDRMEIIHVTGYTIEEKVEIAKRHLLPKQLKEHGMDKDALKIAKPQLEKIVEGYTRESGVRGLEKQIAKMVRYAAMKIAMEEEYEIKVINEIVVEVLGAPKMERDKYENNDVAGVVTGLAWTRVGGDILFIESTLSKGKGTLNMTGNLGKVMKESATIALEYIKSNADKLGINPDIFENYNVHIHVPEGATPKDGPSAGITMLTSLVSLFTQRKVKKSIAMTGEITLRGKVLPVGGIKEKILAAKRARIKEILLCEDNRSDIQEIKPEYLKGLTFHYVKDMSDVLDLALTKEKVKNAKKL; from the coding sequence ATGGCCAATTCAAAATTTACTTCAATAGACAAGTTGTCATTTCAGGATATAAACGAAGATGCAGAATTCATACCACTTATGTCTGCTGAAGACGAAGATGCAATGCACAATGAAGAACTTCCAGAAATTCTTCCAATTTTACCGCTTAGAAACACGGTTCTTTTTCCTGGAGTTGTAATCCCGATTACAGCAGGTCGCGACAAATCAATAAAGCTTATAAACGAAACCAATAAAGGCAATAAGGTTATTGGCGTAGTTTCGCAAAAGGACGAAAATGAAGAGGAGCCAGGCATTGGAGATATAAATACCATTGGAACCGTTGCCAAAATTCTCCGTGTTTTAAAAATGCCCGATGGAAATACTACGGTAATCATTCAAGGAAAAAAGCGTTTTGAGGTTGCGGAAGTTTTAACGACCAATCCATACATGACCGCGACTATCCGCGAAGTAGCCGAAGCCCGTCCAGAAAAGGAAAGCGACGAGTTTAAGGCTATAATAGATTCTATTAAGGAAATGGCGCTGCAGATAATTAAACAAAGCCCAAATATTCCTTCGGAAGCGGCTTTTGCCATCAAGAATATTGAAAGTCCTAGCTTTCTTATAAATTTTGTCTCTTCAAACTTAAATATCGAAGTGGAACAAAAACAAGTGCTTCTTGAAATAAATAATTTGAAGGATCGCGCACTGGAAACCCTTAAATATATGAATATGGAAATCCAAAAGCTTTCGCTTCGGAATGATATTCAGAGTAAGGTTCAGAGCGATATCAACCAGCAACAACGCGAGTATTTTCTTCAACAGCAAATGAAAACCATTCAGGAAGAGCTGGGCGGATCTTCTATGGAGGAAGAAATTGAAGAAATGCACGAACGTTCCAAGAAGAAAAAATGGAGCAAGGAAGTTGACAAACATTTTCAGAAGGAACTTTCTAAAATGAAGCGTATGAACCCGCAAGTTGCGGAGTTTAGCATACAAAGAAACTATCTAGAACTCATTTTAGATTTACCATGGGATAAATACAGTAAAGATAAATTCGACTTAAAACGCGCTAGAAAAGTTTTGGATCGCGACCATTATGGACTTGATGACGTTAAAAAACGAATCATAGAATATTTGGCTGTTTTGAAGCTTCGAAACGATATGAAGTCGCCAATACTTTGTCTTTACGGACCTCCAGGAGTTGGAAAAACTTCTTTGGGAAAATCGGTCGCAGAAGCTTTAGGCAGAAAATATGTTCGTATGAGCTTAGGTGGTCTTCGTGATGAAGCCGAAATTCGAGGACACAGAAAAACATATATTGGCGCAATGCCTGGACGAATTGTTCAAAGCATTAAAAAAGCTGGAACCAGCAATCCAGTTTTTGTTTTGGATGAAATTGATAAAATTTCAGCAAGTAATCAAGGCGATCCTTCTTCAGCAATGCTTGAAGTATTGGATCCAGAGCAGAATAATTCATTTTACGACAACTTCTTGGAACTTGGTTATGACCTTTCCAAAGTGATGTTTATTGCTACTTCAAACAGTTTGAGCACCATTCAACCAGCATTGCGCGATAGGATGGAAATCATACACGTAACAGGTTACACCATCGAAGAAAAAGTGGAAATTGCCAAACGTCATTTACTTCCAAAACAGTTGAAAGAACACGGAATGGACAAGGACGCGTTGAAAATTGCCAAACCACAACTAGAAAAAATTGTGGAAGGATATACCCGTGAAAGCGGCGTTCGTGGACTAGAAAAACAGATTGCAAAAATGGTTCGTTATGCAGCCATGAAAATTGCAATGGAAGAAGAATACGAGATAAAGGTAATCAATGAAATTGTTGTTGAAGTTTTGGGCGCTCCAAAAATGGAACGTGATAAATATGAAAATAATGATGTAGCTGGAGTTGTAACAGGTTTAGCGTGGACAAGGGTTGGCGGCGATATTCTTTTTATAGAATCTACACTTTCCAAAGGAAAAGGAACATTAAACATGACCGGAAACCTTGGAAAGGTTATGAAGGAATCTGCCACAATTGCTTTAGAATACATAAAATCCAATGCCGATAAACTTGGGATCAATCCAGACATTTTTGAAAACTATAACGTACATATTCACGTGCCAGAAGGTGCAACTCCAAAAGATGGACCAAGTGCTGGGATAACGATGCTAACTTCGTTGGTTTCGCTTTTCACACAAAGAAAAGTGAAGAAATCCATCGCAATGACTGGAGAAATTACACTTCGTGGAAAAGTATTGCCAGTAGGAGGAATTAAGGAAAAAATACTAGCGGCAAAACGTGCCCGCATCAAGGAAATTTTACTTTGTGAAGACAATAGATCAGATATTCAAGAAATAAAACCTGAGTATTTAAAAGGGTTGACGTTTCATTATGTGAAAGATATGAGCGATGTTCTCGACTTAGCGTTAACTAAGGAAAAGGTGAAAAATGCAAAGAAGCTATAA
- a CDS encoding MFS transporter → MPNLPKGSKKLLNAWAFYDWANSVYSLVIASAIFPIYYQALFKSADITTVSILGGNIRSTPLISYTTAAAFLLVAIISPLLSGIADYVGNKKNFMKFFCYLGALSCMGLYFFSIENIHISLLFYFFGLIGFWGSLVFYNSYLPDVAFPKQQDRLSAKGYSLGYIGSVVLLLFNLGMIMFPQYFGFGEEEGASMQAMRWSFVSVGVWWILFSQYSFYFLPKGNKSDKKVSAKILLNGFRELKKVYNSLSENIQLKRYLGAFFVYSMAVQTVMLVATYFAEEEIAWGEGSAKLFGLIGSILIIQIVAVLGAILTSRASEKFGNIPVLIVINIIWVIICVVAFFIESPIQFYITAGFVGLVMGGIQSLSRSTYSKFLPETKDTTSYFSFYDVAEKIGIVIGMLIYGFIDQITGSMRNSILFLVLFFISGVFLLLRVPRNKIH, encoded by the coding sequence ATGCCCAACTTACCTAAAGGAAGTAAAAAACTGCTAAATGCGTGGGCTTTTTATGATTGGGCGAATTCTGTTTATAGTTTGGTGATTGCTTCTGCAATCTTTCCTATATATTATCAAGCGCTTTTTAAATCTGCAGATATTACTACAGTTTCCATCTTAGGTGGAAATATTCGTAGCACTCCTTTAATAAGCTATACAACAGCAGCTGCTTTTTTATTAGTTGCAATTATTTCGCCATTGCTTTCTGGTATTGCAGATTATGTGGGCAATAAGAAGAATTTTATGAAATTTTTCTGCTATTTGGGCGCGCTGTCTTGTATGGGACTTTATTTTTTCAGCATTGAGAATATACATATCAGTCTTCTTTTTTACTTTTTTGGACTGATAGGTTTTTGGGGAAGTCTTGTTTTCTATAATTCATATTTGCCAGACGTTGCTTTCCCAAAACAGCAAGACAGATTGAGCGCTAAAGGCTATTCTTTGGGATATATTGGAAGTGTTGTTTTGTTATTATTCAATTTGGGAATGATAATGTTTCCTCAATATTTTGGTTTTGGCGAAGAAGAAGGAGCCAGTATGCAAGCAATGCGATGGTCTTTTGTCTCCGTGGGTGTTTGGTGGATTCTCTTTAGTCAGTATTCTTTTTATTTTCTACCGAAGGGAAACAAAAGCGACAAAAAAGTAAGTGCAAAAATACTATTGAACGGTTTTCGAGAATTGAAAAAAGTTTACAATTCACTTTCAGAAAATATTCAACTTAAAAGATACTTGGGAGCTTTCTTCGTTTATAGTATGGCTGTGCAAACCGTGATGTTAGTTGCAACCTACTTTGCCGAAGAGGAAATTGCTTGGGGCGAGGGTAGTGCGAAATTATTCGGACTTATTGGTAGCATCTTGATTATTCAAATAGTTGCGGTTTTGGGCGCTATTTTAACCTCTCGCGCTTCAGAAAAGTTTGGAAACATTCCTGTTCTAATTGTTATAAATATAATTTGGGTGATAATTTGCGTAGTCGCGTTTTTTATAGAATCGCCAATTCAGTTTTATATAACCGCCGGATTTGTAGGCTTGGTTATGGGTGGTATACAGTCGCTTTCGCGTTCAACCTATTCAAAATTTTTACCTGAGACGAAAGACACCACATCCTATTTCAGCTTCTATGACGTTGCCGAAAAGATTGGGATTGTTATAGGAATGTTGATTTATGGATTTATCGATCAAATAACAGGAAGTATGCGTAACTCTATATTGTTTCTCGTTTTGTTTTTTATTTCGGGCGTATTTTTGTTGTTAAGAGTACCAAGAAATAAAATTCATTAA